TTCAGCCTTAGATCGTAGCGTGCAACGACAAGTGATAGAATTGCTACGTGACTTACAAGTCAAATACAACCTCACATACTTATTCATCAGTCATGATTTGGCGGTGGTTAAAGCCTTGTGTCATCAATTAATGGTGATGCGTCAAGGCCAAGTAGTAGAACAAGGGACTGCGGCGACTATTTTTGCAGCGCCACAGCATCCTTATACGCAGCAATTGTTAGAAGCAGCATTTATGCTGCCAGCTGCAGCGAATTGATGTTATTCCCCATACATAAGAGGAAATCACATGGGTTTTTTAGCGGGTAAACGTATTTTAATTGTTGGTGTAGCCAGTAAGCTATCCATCGCCTCCGGAATTGCCGCGGCCATGCACCGTGAAGGCGCTGAACTCGCATTCACTTACCAAAATGAAAAGCTTAAAGGCCGAGTAGAAGGCTTTGCCGCTGACTGGGGTTCCAGCGCTGATTTATGCTTTCCGTGCGATGTGGCCAATGATGCCGATATCGAAAATGTCTTTACTGAGCTGGCCAAACAATGGGATAGCTTGGATGGTATTGTGCACTCGGTAGGTTTTGCCCCTGGCGACCAACTGGATGGTGATTTTACTGAAGTAACTACCCGTGATGGCTTTAAAATTGCCCACGATATTAGCGCCTATAGCTTTGTCGCCCTAGCCAAGGCGGGCCGTGAAATGATGAAAGGTCGTAATGGCAGCTTATTGACCCTGACCTATCTGGGCGCTGAACGCACCATGCCTAACTACAACGTTATGGGCATGGCTAAAGCTAGCCTAGAAGCAGGCGTACGTTATCTTGCCTCAAGCCTTGGCCCAGAAGGCACCCGTGTTAACGCAGTATCGGCAGGTCCGATTCGCACCTTAGCCGCTTCGGGCATTAAAGATTTCCGTAAAATGCTCGGCGCTAACGAAGCACAAACCCCACTGCGCCGCAACGTGACTATTGAAGAAGTTGGTAATGCGGGAGCTTTCTTATGCTCTGACCTAGCCTCAGGCATTAGTGGTGAAATTATGTACGTAGATGGTGGCTTTAACACTACCGCAATGGGTGCATTAGACAGTTAACTGCAAAGCGGTTATTGCAACCACAGCGACTGCCTTCGTGCAGTCGCTTTTTTGTGGGCTAGGTTTTATTCAGCTCATCAGGTAATTGGTTTTATAGCGAGGTAGCAAGAACTTTTAAAGCTAACTCTCGCCCGCAAAGCTTATAGACTTAGCAAGCGAGTTTGCTACAACTTATATTAGCCGAGCATGGATTGCGGGAGCCAGGTTACGATTACTGGAAAGAAGAACAGGATCAAGGTAGTGACCACTTCCATAACTACAAACCAAGTTGCGCCACGAAATATTTGTGCCAGTGGTGTAGTACGATCGATACCTGCAATTACATATACGTTTAATCCGACCGGTGGTGTGATCAAGCCAATCTCGCACATTTTAACCGCCAAGATACCAAACCAAATCGGGTCGAAACCTAGCGAAACAATCGTAGGAAACATAATCGGTAAGGTGATCACTAGCATCGAGAAGGCATCAAGAAACATACCCAGTGGAAAATAGATCAGCAGCAATAAGCCTACAATTAGTAACGGCGGTACATCCACTGTCACCATAAAGCTAGCAAGGCTCTGAGGTATTTGTGCAAGACTCAAAAAGTAGCTGAAGATACCCGCTCCCACCATTGTCATCAGAATCATCACTGTGGTGGTAATTGATGACCGGCAACTATCATAGATGTGCTCCTTCAGTTGCGGACGTGCCGAACGAGAAAACAGCAGCATGATAAAAGCAATAAACGCTCCGATTGCACCCGCTTCTGTCGGAGTAACAAAACCGAGATAAATGCCACCGAGAACCGCTACAAATAGCACCCCAACTTGCCAAGCTCTTCTGAGTGACAGAATGCGCTCTTTCCAGCTTGCTTTAACTGTGGGTTCTTGCTTGGTTTTCAGATTGATGCTGACGATCCAAATACCCGCCATAAACACCAGCGTTGATAGAAGCCCTGGAATAATACCGGCAACCAGCATTTGTCCAGCAGAGACCTCTGTTAAAGCTGCATAAAAAATCAACAGCACACTGGGTGGAATCAATACACCGAGTACTCCGCCTGCTGCAACTGCGCCGGCAGATAAACGCGGATCATAACCCGATTTTTTCATCTCTGGAATAGCCACAGAGCCAACTGTAGCAGCGGTTGCCACACTTGAACCCGAGGTAGCAGCAAAGCCTGCGCTGGTAAGAATACTAGCCATAGCTAGACCACCAGGCCAATGCCCTACCCACTTACGTGCGACGCCAAATAATCGTTGCCCAACCCCAGCATGATGCGCAAAAGCGCCCATCAGGATGAACAGCGGAATAACCGTCAACAAGTAAGATGCTGATTGATGGTAGGAAAACGACTTGAGCCTATTCAGCACAAAGTCGAGGTTTTCAATCATGAGAATTCCTGCAGTGCCGGCTAAACCCAGCGCCGCAAAAACAGGTGTCCCGATTGCCATCAGGGCAAAAATCAGGGCGGTGGCCAAAATGGCCGCTAGCATGTAATCCATTGTGAGTCCTTTATTTGACTATCAATCTCATTGCTGGTAGCTGGATAGCTCACTTTCCAAACCGTTATAGCTTGGCGGCTCGCCGGTGAGCGCTATATTCAATGCCTTGAGCATCATCTGTAAACAGCTGAACCAGAGCCCAGCTGCTAAGGTAATTTTTGCCCACCAGATCGGAAACTCAATATGCCCCCAACGAAACTCACGAATAGAAAACGAATGAATCGCATCCTGAGTAGATGCATACGCCAGAATCATTAGCATCAAAGCCGCCATACTCCAGGCAATGGCTTCAAAGAAGACTTGCTTGCGACGTGAGCACTTTTCCAAGAGCATGGTGACTCTGATATGAGCGTCGTCCAGTTTGGTCCAGCCCAGCCCCAAAAACACCAGCAACACCATGCTGGTTTCGGCCATTTCAAATACGCCTGATAAGGAACGTCCAGTGATCGCACGCACCGTCACATCAACCGTGGTTCCCAGCATCAGGAATAACAGACACAACAATGCCACGAGGCCAAAAAAGTTAGAAAGCTGCCGAGACAGCACATGTAGCTTGGCCATAATCAGACCCTCCGCTGTAGAGTCAGCGCGCCCGCCACTCGACAGAGCGCACTAACAAGACTGTGGCACTCTGTACCAGAGCAACCATTAAACACCTAGTGCAATCTCTTCAGGGCGAGCTAAATTGCCACTGCTGCCATGTTTATTAATCGCCGCCTCTATTAATCCCTGCATAGCCTCACCATCAATACGTGCTGGCTTTGCTACTCGGTCAATCCACTTGTTGGTCTGATTTGGCTGCACAATATCGCGTGCGGCCTGCTTTTGCTCATCAGTCCAAATATGAAACTTAGCACCCTCATCCAGTGCCCGCTTAACATACTCGCGATTCGCCGCATCCATAATAGTACGGTACTGACCGGCATAAATCTCCTCAACGATCTCATCACAAATACGCTGAAGATTCTCTGGCATTGAGTTCCAGAAATTTAAATTCATGATGGTGGCCGAAGGAGCATGAGGCCCGTCACCAATATCGGTCATATAGGGAGCAATTTCATGCAGCTTGTAAGAAACTGCAGTAATATAGTCAAAGCCATACACGCCATCTAGAACGCCACGCTCCAGTGAGGTGTAAACCTCAGGCGCTGCTACTGGCACTGCGGTCGCGCCTAGTCCCTCAATAACATCGGTTGAAACACCATAACCACGTATCCGCATTCCTTTAAGATCCTCAAGAGAGCGAATCGGCTTGCGGGTAATCAGTGGAGCATAGTTCCAGTTGGTCCAATACATAACTTTAGAGCGATGACGTCTTTCCCATTCTTCGCGCAAAGGAGCAAATTCTTGATAAACATCACGACACACCTGCTGCAATGCATCTGCTCGTTCTAAACGGTAGTACCATTCCAACCCACGGGTAACTGGAAGCTCTGACTGGTAATAGCCTGGAGAGATCAGTGACATTTCCGAAGTGTTGTCACGAACCGCCGCCAAGTGCTCGCCTACACGGTTTAGCGATGCTGACCAAAAACGGCGAATATTGACGTCTCCAGCCGCCCGTTTTTCTAACTCGGACAAAAACCAGCTATCCAGTCGTGAAGGCCCTGCAGTGTCAGATATATAGCTATCAAACTTAAAGCGTGTTGCACCCTTCGCTAAAGCACTCAGTGGCAAACTACCCAGCATACCCGCACCCGCTAAGGCACCTGTCATTTTAATAAAGTCACGTCTGTTCATAAGACTTTCCTCTCTTTCTTATTAAATTTAATTATTAGTATCCAAGGAAACATCTGTGGAAAACTTAATGTTATCCGGACGGGTTCTATTTGCTAGCCAAGGCTGACTAGCACCTATACGCATTCAAGCTAAGTACTACTCGAAGTCATTTTCTCCGCACCGATAACCAGAACCCTCTCCGACCTTTCCACCATTGATTACCTAGACATTGGCAAACAAGGTTCCTACGTAGAAGCACATGCATTTTCGTACCTAATCACAAGCACTTGATGCAACATCAGTGATACCCGATGAGATGGCTAATCAAACCAATCAGTTAGCTAGCAAACTTACAAAACTGGACACAAACGCTACTAGCTATAGATTTTTTTGCAGACGCCACCACTCCCACTTTAGTTATCTATATACTGAACAGTTGAATTACGTATATCTATACGTGCATCCACGTATAGACATTAGTAGACTAATCTTTAGTTCAGGTGTGCCATGAAGACAGCAGAAGAATATTTTTTACAACGTGACATCTGTGAGCACGATCTAGAAAAGTTGGCTTTTATCGAATCACCTTCCCCACAAGTGATTACTCAGCATCGTAAAATGTTGCGTTGTAACAAAGCGTTTGCCGAACTCTTTGGCTATGACACGACCGCTCTAGAAAATGAATTAATCCGTATGCTCTACCCCAATAACATGGATTACCAGAAAGTAGGTGAGCGCAGCCGTAAAGCTTTGGAAAAAAACAGCTACTACGAAGATGAACGCTTTATGCAGCATAGTAATCAGGAGATTTTTTGGGCCAGAGCTAAAGGTATTACCCTTATTCCCGAAGACCCTTTTGCCTTGATGGTCTGGAGCTTTGAGCGCGTCCGCCATAACGAAACTAAAGCCATTGAACTAACGCCGCGAGAGCGTGAAATTGCTGGCTATATAGTTAACGGATTAACTTGTAAGGAAACGGGGCAAGCGCTGGGAATTTCCCACCGCACAGTGGAAGTGCATCGCGGCCGACTGATGAAAAAACTGGATGCGAAAAATACTGCAGAATTGGTTTCAAAGATCGTTATGGTTGAACACAACCGCTAGCCATAATGACAGTCAGTTTTGCCGCTTAGGTGGCTAAACTGACTTCACTAAAATCTTTGCTTTATGCTATCTACTTGCCGTCTGCTTGCCCTGGAATTCCGTCCAGAAGATACAGATGAGCAGATGAGGATTTAAACCGAAAATCAATAATATCTTGGTATTCAGGTGAATAGTAAAATTCCTTGGCTCGCTCAAGCGAGCCAAACTCAAGAAAAATCACACGACGCACAACCCGCTCACCCTCAATCACTATTGGCGAATTGGTTGCCACTAAAAACCGGGCGCCAAACTGCTTAAGCACCGGCTCTACTCTAGCCATGTACTCCTTAACAAATACCTCAGAATCAGTAACTGACAACTCAGCAAAGAGATATCCTTTCGCGCTCATCACACACCTTCCTCAATAGATCAACTCTAGTAATAAAAAACAAAGCTGCATGGCTCAGCTTTTATAGTCGCAAAAAAGCTGTCGATTAAAAATCTGCTGGCAAATGGCTAGGACGCTCACAAGCAACCGTTTCCATTTTGGCCGGAACCGACATTTCAAATAGTTCTAAATCAGATGAAATCGCTGTTTCATTGTGCTTAAGACCCGGCGGTATAAATAGTGACTCACCAGTTTCCAAACGAATTGTGCTGCCATCTTCAAACTGTAGCTCAATCCAGCCGCGCAGTGCGTAGATAAAGTGCACATCGCAAATATGG
The sequence above is a segment of the Thiopseudomonas alkaliphila genome. Coding sequences within it:
- the fabI gene encoding enoyl-ACP reductase FabI: MGFLAGKRILIVGVASKLSIASGIAAAMHREGAELAFTYQNEKLKGRVEGFAADWGSSADLCFPCDVANDADIENVFTELAKQWDSLDGIVHSVGFAPGDQLDGDFTEVTTRDGFKIAHDISAYSFVALAKAGREMMKGRNGSLLTLTYLGAERTMPNYNVMGMAKASLEAGVRYLASSLGPEGTRVNAVSAGPIRTLAASGIKDFRKMLGANEAQTPLRRNVTIEEVGNAGAFLCSDLASGISGEIMYVDGGFNTTAMGALDS
- a CDS encoding TRAP transporter large permease, whose product is MDYMLAAILATALIFALMAIGTPVFAALGLAGTAGILMIENLDFVLNRLKSFSYHQSASYLLTVIPLFILMGAFAHHAGVGQRLFGVARKWVGHWPGGLAMASILTSAGFAATSGSSVATAATVGSVAIPEMKKSGYDPRLSAGAVAAGGVLGVLIPPSVLLIFYAALTEVSAGQMLVAGIIPGLLSTLVFMAGIWIVSINLKTKQEPTVKASWKERILSLRRAWQVGVLFVAVLGGIYLGFVTPTEAGAIGAFIAFIMLLFSRSARPQLKEHIYDSCRSSITTTVMILMTMVGAGIFSYFLSLAQIPQSLASFMVTVDVPPLLIVGLLLLIYFPLGMFLDAFSMLVITLPIMFPTIVSLGFDPIWFGILAVKMCEIGLITPPVGLNVYVIAGIDRTTPLAQIFRGATWFVVMEVVTTLILFFFPVIVTWLPQSMLG
- a CDS encoding TRAP transporter small permease, whose translation is MAKLHVLSRQLSNFFGLVALLCLLFLMLGTTVDVTVRAITGRSLSGVFEMAETSMVLLVFLGLGWTKLDDAHIRVTMLLEKCSRRKQVFFEAIAWSMAALMLMILAYASTQDAIHSFSIREFRWGHIEFPIWWAKITLAAGLWFSCLQMMLKALNIALTGEPPSYNGLESELSSYQQ
- the dctP gene encoding TRAP transporter substrate-binding protein DctP → MNRRDFIKMTGALAGAGMLGSLPLSALAKGATRFKFDSYISDTAGPSRLDSWFLSELEKRAAGDVNIRRFWSASLNRVGEHLAAVRDNTSEMSLISPGYYQSELPVTRGLEWYYRLERADALQQVCRDVYQEFAPLREEWERRHRSKVMYWTNWNYAPLITRKPIRSLEDLKGMRIRGYGVSTDVIEGLGATAVPVAAPEVYTSLERGVLDGVYGFDYITAVSYKLHEIAPYMTDIGDGPHAPSATIMNLNFWNSMPENLQRICDEIVEEIYAGQYRTIMDAANREYVKRALDEGAKFHIWTDEQKQAARDIVQPNQTNKWIDRVAKPARIDGEAMQGLIEAAINKHGSSGNLARPEEIALGV
- a CDS encoding LuxR family transcriptional regulator codes for the protein MKTAEEYFLQRDICEHDLEKLAFIESPSPQVITQHRKMLRCNKAFAELFGYDTTALENELIRMLYPNNMDYQKVGERSRKALEKNSYYEDERFMQHSNQEIFWARAKGITLIPEDPFALMVWSFERVRHNETKAIELTPREREIAGYIVNGLTCKETGQALGISHRTVEVHRGRLMKKLDAKNTAELVSKIVMVEHNR
- a CDS encoding DUF1330 domain-containing protein — translated: MSAKGYLFAELSVTDSEVFVKEYMARVEPVLKQFGARFLVATNSPIVIEGERVVRRVIFLEFGSLERAKEFYYSPEYQDIIDFRFKSSSAHLYLLDGIPGQADGK
- a CDS encoding cupin domain-containing protein; translation: MRFQLETPLEIPENVAELAKKLTYATQESAPLISGRRSFFKYRELGLTEVTEGLARAQVTCATDVMEQTGWHYHICDVHFIYALRGWIELQFEDGSTIRLETGESLFIPPGLKHNETAISSDLELFEMSVPAKMETVACERPSHLPADF